Proteins from a genomic interval of Lacticaseibacillus pabuli:
- a CDS encoding ATP-dependent DNA helicase, translating into MLANRIGVRELVEFTVRTGDLNPANSPSANTAALGSRIHRQVQDAHDESGYESEVYLKTEETVAGQSYTIDGRADGVLTSDDGVLLEEIKTSARDFDKLPQNTRDRYWAQAKVYGHYLCDQRDLPGLTIDLIYFDTREKKAEHHKIDCTAAELTDFYDHLLAQFAVWIQMRSDIITARNKSAQALHFPFPKFRTGQHELAGAVYKTIYSNNRLFALAPTGTGKTISTLFPTIKAMGEGLINRAFYLTAKAATRTVAEDAMALMAGEGLMAKSITLTARDTIKFNDEPDEPSENPYMLGYYDRLLPALQDMLANENQLTRSVIERYAQKHTLDPFEFSLDASLFCDVVICDYNYLFDPRVFLQRFFAEDDSGNFFLIDEAHNLVDRARNMYSAAVDRESFVAINEDLKDEKGRQVNRLKKSIRECIDCLDIIAGNLKGQEHFQKDQIEELRDVLDGFTSRFHDWLEMEPTPQSKFVVDTCLDTFFLANAFLKIGEFYDDGFVTRIYRDDGKLFVKLLCLNPSPLLDASMKKGGGAVLFSATLSPMNYYRDMLGGVEDSMGYTLPSPFPPDNQRVIACANVDTTYRQRQNSLPTITACLTAMVRAKNGNYMVFAPSYAYLDMVHQAFVRANPDLRVVAQESGMTASERTAFLDAFADGDPVTGFAVLGGSFSEGIDLRGDALLGSAIVSVGLPGLSGETDQLRDYYQERSGQGFAYAYQLPGFNNVLQAAGRVIRGERDVGVVLLLDRRFATRRYTELFPPQWSNYDVTRDTRGLATNLTTFWQGHQTNEG; encoded by the coding sequence TTCACCGGCAAGTCCAGGACGCACACGATGAGTCCGGCTATGAAAGTGAAGTCTACCTCAAAACCGAAGAAACCGTGGCCGGCCAGTCTTACACCATCGATGGTCGAGCAGATGGCGTGCTCACAAGTGATGACGGTGTCTTGCTCGAGGAAATCAAGACCTCGGCGCGTGACTTCGACAAATTGCCACAGAATACACGTGACCGCTACTGGGCCCAGGCCAAGGTATACGGCCACTACTTGTGTGATCAGCGCGACCTGCCAGGGTTAACGATTGACCTCATTTACTTTGATACGCGTGAGAAAAAGGCCGAACACCACAAGATTGATTGCACCGCGGCAGAACTGACTGATTTTTACGACCACCTACTCGCCCAATTCGCGGTCTGGATCCAGATGCGCAGCGACATCATTACCGCGCGCAACAAGAGCGCCCAGGCGCTGCACTTTCCCTTTCCAAAGTTCCGCACCGGTCAGCACGAACTCGCTGGGGCCGTGTACAAAACTATCTATAGTAATAACCGGCTGTTTGCACTCGCGCCAACCGGTACCGGTAAAACGATTTCGACCCTCTTCCCCACCATCAAGGCGATGGGCGAAGGCCTGATTAATCGCGCCTTTTACCTGACTGCTAAGGCCGCGACGCGCACAGTTGCCGAGGACGCGATGGCACTCATGGCCGGTGAGGGGCTGATGGCCAAGAGTATCACTCTGACCGCCCGCGACACGATTAAGTTTAACGACGAGCCAGATGAACCGAGTGAGAACCCGTACATGCTGGGCTACTACGACCGGTTGTTGCCCGCGTTGCAGGACATGCTGGCAAACGAAAACCAGTTGACCCGCAGTGTGATTGAGCGCTATGCCCAAAAGCACACGCTGGACCCCTTCGAGTTTTCCCTCGACGCGAGTCTATTTTGCGACGTCGTTATCTGCGACTACAACTACCTCTTTGACCCGCGCGTGTTCTTACAGCGCTTCTTTGCCGAAGATGATTCGGGCAACTTCTTTCTCATCGACGAAGCGCACAACCTCGTTGATCGTGCCCGGAATATGTACAGTGCCGCGGTGGACCGCGAATCCTTTGTCGCAATCAATGAGGACTTAAAGGATGAAAAGGGCCGCCAAGTGAACCGTCTAAAAAAATCGATTCGCGAATGCATCGACTGCTTGGACATTATCGCCGGTAACCTCAAGGGTCAGGAACACTTTCAAAAGGACCAGATTGAAGAACTGCGCGACGTCTTGGATGGCTTCACCAGCCGCTTCCACGACTGGCTCGAAATGGAGCCCACACCGCAAAGTAAGTTTGTCGTGGACACCTGCCTCGATACCTTCTTTTTAGCCAACGCCTTTCTCAAGATTGGTGAGTTTTACGACGACGGTTTTGTCACCCGCATTTACCGCGATGATGGCAAGCTCTTTGTGAAACTGCTCTGCTTGAACCCCAGCCCGCTCCTAGATGCCAGCATGAAGAAGGGCGGCGGCGCAGTGCTGTTCTCCGCAACCCTCAGCCCAATGAATTACTACCGGGACATGCTCGGCGGCGTTGAAGACAGCATGGGCTATACCCTCCCTTCACCGTTCCCACCGGATAACCAACGTGTCATCGCCTGTGCGAATGTCGACACGACTTACCGTCAGCGCCAAAACAGCCTGCCGACCATCACGGCCTGCTTAACCGCCATGGTGCGCGCCAAGAACGGCAACTACATGGTGTTCGCACCCAGTTACGCTTACTTGGACATGGTGCACCAGGCCTTTGTACGTGCAAACCCCGATTTGCGTGTTGTTGCCCAAGAAAGTGGCATGACTGCTAGCGAGCGCACTGCCTTCTTGGATGCCTTTGCGGATGGCGACCCCGTCACGGGCTTTGCCGTCCTGGGTGGGTCTTTCTCAGAAGGAATTGATCTACGTGGCGATGCCTTATTGGGTAGCGCCATCGTGTCAGTTGGTCTCCCTGGCCTATCCGGGGAAACGGATCAGCTGCGCGACTACTATCAGGAACGGAGCGGCCAAGGCTTTGCTTATGCCTACCAACTACCAGGCTTCAATAATGTGTTACAGGCGGCCGGTCGCGTCATTCGCGGCGAACGCGACGTCGGCGTGGTCCTATTACTGGATCGCCGCTTTGCCACGCGGCGCTACACTGAGCTCTTTCCACCGCAATGGTCGAACTATGACGTCACCCGAGATACACGCGGTCTCGCGACCAACCTGACGACCTTTTGGCAAGGCCACCAGACAAATGAAGGTTAA
- a CDS encoding glucosamine-6-phosphate deaminase yields MQVRVFDNKDEASQAAFEIIKDSMANGAKVLGLATGSSPVALYDKMTASDLDFSNMTSVNLDEYVGLSGDNDQSYRYFMNQHLFNKKPFKESFVPNGLATDADNEPAHYDKVIEEHPIDVQLLGIGRNGHIGFNEPGSPLDGGTHKVALTQSTIDANARFFANENDVPRFAYSMGIGSIMKSKKIILLAFGENKADAIKATVEGPVTDHVPASVLQNHKDAIILVDKAAASKLSK; encoded by the coding sequence ATGCAAGTACGCGTATTTGACAATAAGGATGAAGCTAGTCAGGCAGCATTCGAAATCATCAAGGACAGCATGGCAAACGGGGCTAAGGTACTTGGCCTTGCCACTGGTTCATCACCAGTCGCCCTTTACGACAAGATGACCGCTAGCGACCTCGACTTCTCAAACATGACTTCCGTTAACCTGGATGAATATGTTGGTCTCTCTGGTGATAACGACCAGAGCTACCGCTACTTCATGAACCAGCACTTGTTCAACAAGAAGCCATTCAAGGAAAGCTTCGTACCAAATGGTCTGGCAACGGACGCTGACAACGAACCTGCCCACTACGACAAGGTTATCGAAGAGCACCCAATCGATGTTCAGCTCCTCGGTATCGGCCGTAACGGTCACATCGGTTTCAACGAACCAGGTTCACCACTTGATGGCGGTACCCACAAGGTTGCTTTGACCCAGTCCACCATCGACGCCAACGCTCGTTTCTTCGCAAACGAAAACGATGTGCCTCGCTTCGCCTACTCCATGGGGATTGGCTCCATCATGAAGAGCAAGAAGATCATTCTCCTTGCCTTTGGTGAAAACAAGGCCGACGCAATCAAGGCCACCGTTGAAGGCCCAGTTACCGACCACGTGCCAGCTTCTGTATTGCAGAACCACAAGGATGCCATCATCCTTGTTGACAAGGCTGCTGCAAGCAAGCTCAGCAAGTAA